A region of Fimbriimonadaceae bacterium DNA encodes the following proteins:
- a CDS encoding hypothetical protein (UPF0053 protein Rv1842c) produces the protein MDSHLVAPVIVSLLLVLFNAFFVAAEYATVGSKRARIEALARQGNRSARLFIREQQDVQKMVAGIQVAITLIGLGMGAVTEPFITSILRNIFGDAIPRVASTTIALIITTYVLVVFGELVPKYLTLQAADRVALAVIRPLILFNRIMTPLVWLVDKSGALVLRPFGIRPKGGDQDAVSKEELLLLLRSGTTQGILEETHARFVSRAVRLDNLAADDIMVHRLDIKWLPIDTPPDELATAVAAIPHSRIPVCNGDIDELVGILYLQDFVKHWCKGPVNLADILRPAVAIPETASVDQIIERMRDDKTQILIVMDEYGGTSGLLTLEDVVEEIFGELEDQIESERPPIERFGTHRVSAKSDVRIDELLDFLGKDHEVWPTTDTLAEVVVNELTRVPRLGDSVSTPIGTLRVENMARRRITRVSLQLLADEAEEEL, from the coding sequence ATGGATAGCCATCTTGTGGCGCCGGTCATCGTCAGCCTCCTGCTCGTTCTGTTCAACGCCTTCTTCGTTGCTGCCGAGTATGCGACGGTCGGATCCAAGCGCGCCCGGATTGAGGCTCTCGCGCGTCAGGGAAATCGGTCCGCAAGGCTCTTCATCCGTGAACAGCAAGATGTCCAGAAGATGGTTGCCGGAATCCAGGTCGCGATCACGCTGATCGGTCTCGGTATGGGAGCGGTGACGGAGCCGTTTATAACCTCGATCCTTCGCAACATCTTTGGCGATGCTATACCGCGCGTCGCGTCAACCACGATCGCCTTGATCATCACGACGTACGTCCTCGTGGTGTTCGGCGAGCTTGTTCCCAAGTACTTGACCCTGCAGGCGGCCGACCGAGTCGCCCTCGCCGTTATCCGGCCCCTCATCCTCTTCAATCGGATCATGACGCCGCTGGTCTGGCTGGTCGACAAGTCGGGTGCGCTGGTTCTGCGACCGTTTGGCATCCGTCCCAAAGGTGGGGATCAGGACGCGGTCTCGAAAGAAGAGCTGCTGTTGCTCTTAAGGTCTGGGACGACGCAAGGGATCCTGGAAGAGACCCATGCCCGCTTCGTATCGCGTGCCGTCCGGTTGGACAACTTGGCCGCCGACGACATCATGGTTCACCGGCTCGATATCAAGTGGCTCCCGATCGACACGCCGCCTGATGAACTGGCCACTGCAGTGGCCGCAATTCCCCACAGCCGAATACCCGTGTGCAACGGAGATATCGACGAGCTTGTCGGCATTCTCTATCTGCAGGACTTCGTGAAACACTGGTGCAAGGGGCCGGTAAACCTGGCGGACATTCTGAGGCCCGCTGTTGCGATTCCGGAGACGGCATCGGTGGACCAGATTATCGAGCGGATGCGCGACGACAAGACTCAGATACTGATCGTCATGGACGAGTACGGCGGAACATCAGGACTGCTCACCCTCGAAGACGTGGTCGAGGAGATTTTCGGAGAGCTGGAGGATCAAATCGAGAGCGAGCGGCCGCCCATTGAGCGCTTTGGCACCCACCGGGTTTCGGCCAAGTCCGATGTCCGCATCGACGAACTACTGGACTTCCTGGGTAAGGACCACGAAGTTTGGCCAACGACCGACACGTTGGCCGAGGTCGTCGTGAACGAGCTAACGCGCGTCCCGCGGCTTGGGGACAGCGTCTCGACACCGATCGGAACCCTTCGCGTCGAAAACATGGCTCGGCGACGGATAACGAGAGTTTCGCTTCAGCTGCTTGCGGACGAGGCAGAGGAAGAGCTGTAG
- the phoU_1 gene encoding Phosphate-specific transport system accessory protein PhoU, which produces MTIRHHFDEKLHEIEQSIVQMGNGVSDMLTAAIKATATHDRGLARQVIGSDNEIDQLEEDILRDTCFLVMQEAPVAADLKRLTATLGIVGEIEKYGDDAVKLARRSIKVGQQFRAELINDLVQLGVQTNFVLGSAIRLYTGFDPEVVNEVRAYEARVDQEVKAVRNRIFKMIEESPGEAEALIRTLSIFQACEHAADHAIAMVDRLQIHYSSSSASSASS; this is translated from the coding sequence ATGACGATTCGCCACCATTTCGATGAGAAGCTGCATGAAATCGAACAATCGATCGTGCAAATGGGCAATGGCGTCTCGGACATGCTGACGGCCGCGATCAAAGCGACCGCGACCCATGACCGTGGCCTCGCGCGGCAGGTCATTGGGTCGGACAATGAGATCGACCAGCTGGAAGAAGATATCCTCCGGGACACCTGTTTCCTCGTCATGCAGGAGGCGCCGGTAGCCGCAGATCTAAAGCGGTTGACGGCCACGCTCGGTATCGTCGGTGAAATCGAGAAATACGGTGACGACGCGGTCAAGCTAGCGAGACGCTCCATCAAGGTTGGCCAGCAATTTCGGGCTGAGTTGATCAACGACCTTGTGCAGCTTGGCGTGCAAACCAATTTCGTTCTGGGCTCGGCAATTCGGCTCTACACCGGATTCGATCCCGAGGTGGTTAACGAGGTCCGGGCCTATGAGGCAAGGGTGGACCAGGAAGTCAAGGCGGTACGGAACCGGATCTTCAAGATGATCGAAGAGAGTCCCGGCGAAGCCGAAGCACTAATCCGTACCCTGTCGATTTTTCAGGCTTGCGAGCACGCTGCCGACCATGCTATCGCGATGGTCGATCGACTTCAAATTCACTACAGCTCTTCCTCTGCCTCGTCCGCAAGCAGCTGA
- the pth gene encoding Peptidyl-tRNA hydrolase, with product MFRRRPRPTVQPEWLVVGLGNPGPEYRGTRHNVGFETIEKLAEKHHIKLDQRKFQAVYGVGEALGIPIAIAKPLTFMNLSGRAVLPLMQSFGLRPERVLVVADDLDLPLGVLRFRDSGNPGGHNGHKSLINTLGTNSYPRFKIGIGKDDIVIDHVLGRFDSEERTLVDKVINIAIDRIGVVLQQGVAAAMVQASIRVTD from the coding sequence ATGTTTCGTCGGCGCCCTAGACCGACCGTGCAGCCCGAATGGCTTGTCGTGGGCCTGGGCAATCCAGGGCCAGAGTATCGGGGTACTCGCCACAACGTCGGCTTCGAAACCATCGAAAAATTGGCTGAAAAGCACCACATTAAGCTCGATCAGCGTAAGTTTCAGGCCGTGTACGGAGTCGGCGAAGCACTTGGAATTCCGATAGCGATCGCCAAGCCGTTGACGTTCATGAACCTAAGTGGACGAGCGGTACTGCCGCTAATGCAGTCCTTTGGCCTGCGGCCTGAGCGCGTGCTCGTAGTTGCCGACGATCTCGACCTCCCCCTTGGGGTGCTCCGCTTTCGAGATAGCGGTAATCCTGGCGGTCACAACGGCCATAAGTCGCTGATTAACACCCTTGGCACAAATTCCTATCCACGGTTCAAAATTGGAATCGGAAAAGACGACATCGTTATCGACCACGTGCTAGGTAGATTCGATTCTGAGGAGCGAACGCTCGTGGACAAGGTGATTAACATCGCGATCGATAGGATCGGAGTCGTCTTGCAGCAAGGCGTAGCGGCGGCGATGGTCCAAGCATCGATCAGAGTCACTGACTAA
- the uppP gene encoding Undecaprenyl-diphosphatase, producing the protein MDLLEAVILGLVQGVTEWLPISSTAHLRIVPALMGRPDPGAAFTAVIQLGTVLAVLLYFGKDLWRALKGWLGSFRGGEAAKTPEARMGWAVFVGTIPIVVMALVFRDQIEGEWRSLTVIGWMLIVVGILLGIVDRMAPHVRDESDVKVRDGWIIGLSQVLSLVPGASRSGSTMIGAMLMGFDRASAARVSFLLSVPSITAAGLFNAVEHREMFTGPLATPVFVASTVAFFSGYLTIAALLGYLRRGSLMVFVAYRILLGIAILFLTSNQHLPSEEKVAESPVEVHVSSAP; encoded by the coding sequence GTGGACCTCCTAGAAGCGGTCATCCTGGGCCTCGTTCAGGGGGTAACCGAATGGCTCCCAATAAGCAGTACGGCCCACTTGAGAATTGTCCCGGCGCTGATGGGCCGACCGGACCCCGGAGCGGCCTTTACGGCCGTCATTCAATTGGGAACGGTTCTGGCCGTTCTCTTGTACTTTGGAAAGGATTTGTGGAGGGCGCTCAAGGGCTGGCTAGGTAGTTTTAGGGGCGGGGAAGCGGCAAAGACCCCGGAAGCCCGGATGGGTTGGGCCGTCTTCGTGGGCACGATTCCAATCGTCGTGATGGCACTTGTCTTTCGCGACCAGATCGAGGGTGAGTGGCGATCCCTGACCGTTATCGGATGGATGCTGATTGTCGTGGGGATTCTTCTGGGAATCGTCGACCGAATGGCACCACATGTCCGCGACGAGTCGGACGTCAAGGTGCGGGACGGCTGGATCATCGGTTTGTCTCAAGTTCTCTCGCTGGTGCCGGGCGCGAGCCGGAGTGGTTCCACGATGATCGGTGCGATGCTGATGGGCTTCGACCGCGCCAGCGCCGCCCGTGTTTCGTTTCTCCTAAGCGTGCCGAGCATTACGGCGGCCGGGCTGTTCAACGCAGTGGAACATCGAGAAATGTTCACAGGACCGCTCGCAACCCCGGTTTTTGTCGCTTCGACTGTCGCATTTTTCAGTGGCTATTTAACAATCGCGGCACTCCTCGGTTACCTCCGCCGAGGGTCCCTGATGGTCTTCGTCGCTTACCGGATCTTGCTAGGCATTGCTATCCTGTTCTTGACGTCCAACCAGCATCTTCCCAGCGAGGAAAAGGTGGCAGAATCCCCTGTGGAGGTCCATGTTTCGTCGGCGCCCTAG
- the mnaA gene encoding UDP-N-acetylglucosamine 2-epimerase, whose amino-acid sequence MAKPRIVCVAGTRPDAIKSAPVVLELKKWADVDTVLLTTGQHREMLDQALAAFGLVADHDLSIMQHGQTLCDVTSRSLSGIDAFLAETGADILMAQGDTTTTFAAGLAAFYRKIPFCHIEAGLRTDSIWNPFPEEFNRRAVSLFATHHYAPTRESAEALAREGHAEGVFVTGNTGIDAVLAMANNRQQDWFPEHAGRIVLLTTHRRENWGEPQLRIARAARRIVQTFHDVLLVVPMHRNPDVRERLRSVLQGCERAALIEPPDYPDFVTLMRRSDLILTDSGGVQEEAPAFGKPVLVLRETTERPEGVTAGVAELVGSDEERIFEKASQLLRDESDYRRMSQAVSPYGDGRASARIRYLALRMLGIDSREEQMWTS is encoded by the coding sequence ATGGCTAAGCCTCGAATCGTCTGTGTGGCGGGGACGCGACCGGACGCGATCAAGTCAGCGCCCGTCGTTCTTGAGCTGAAGAAGTGGGCCGATGTCGACACGGTGCTGCTCACGACCGGACAACACCGGGAAATGCTCGACCAGGCTCTGGCCGCGTTTGGCTTGGTTGCCGACCACGATCTATCGATCATGCAGCATGGGCAAACGCTTTGCGACGTCACGTCTCGATCCTTGTCGGGAATCGACGCGTTTCTCGCGGAAACCGGCGCCGACATCCTGATGGCCCAGGGCGACACGACAACCACTTTCGCCGCCGGGCTTGCTGCTTTTTATCGCAAGATCCCGTTTTGTCACATCGAGGCGGGCCTACGCACGGATTCCATCTGGAACCCATTTCCAGAGGAGTTCAACCGGCGTGCAGTTTCGCTCTTTGCGACTCACCACTACGCTCCCACGAGAGAGTCGGCGGAGGCGCTCGCACGGGAGGGACATGCGGAGGGAGTGTTTGTCACCGGAAACACCGGGATCGATGCGGTGCTTGCCATGGCGAACAATCGGCAGCAGGACTGGTTTCCTGAACATGCAGGACGCATCGTCCTACTCACGACCCATCGTCGCGAGAATTGGGGTGAACCGCAGTTGCGGATTGCCAGGGCGGCACGACGAATTGTTCAGACATTCCACGACGTCCTGCTGGTCGTCCCGATGCACCGCAACCCGGATGTGCGGGAGAGGCTTCGGTCGGTCCTTCAGGGCTGTGAACGGGCTGCGCTGATCGAACCCCCCGATTATCCAGACTTCGTGACCCTAATGCGCCGCAGCGACCTTATACTCACAGACTCCGGAGGGGTGCAGGAGGAGGCGCCGGCTTTCGGCAAGCCGGTTCTGGTTCTACGCGAAACAACCGAACGGCCGGAGGGGGTCACGGCGGGAGTCGCGGAGCTTGTCGGGTCTGACGAGGAACGAATTTTCGAAAAGGCAAGCCAATTGCTGCGTGACGAGTCGGACTACCGGCGAATGTCGCAAGCCGTGAGCCCCTATGGCGATGGGCGAGCCTCCGCGCGTATCCGGTATCTTGCCCTGCGAATGTTGGGGATCGACAGCCGTGAGGAACAGATGTGGACCTCCTAG
- the tagO gene encoding putative undecaprenyl-phosphate N-acetylglucosaminyl 1-phosphate transferase has protein sequence MNVWLAATEGRWLDGFRAPLLAAAVALLVSWLLTPQVRRLAIQRGAMDDPNQDERRIHKNPLPRWGGLAIYGGLTISLLAVLPFAFPQRPFPMYLIGILLLGAVIVVVGAMDDLYQYKAKIQALFLLAIGVAIQFIFDDKSRIQISGIATPLFSDSRTWQDFGWIAIPVTAIYIFVITKTMDTIDGVDGLASGIAAISGATLSVIATYEGQPRVALVAAALAGSAIGFLRHNYNPAKIILGTGGSQLLGFVLACLSIVGAMKTAAAVAIFVPVLAFGIPIIDAIQVIFRRLKEGQPLTQGDKRHLHHQLLHRGLSQRQTVWVLYVAALALCGALLVVVRLYG, from the coding sequence ATGAATGTTTGGCTTGCGGCTACAGAGGGCCGATGGTTGGATGGGTTCAGGGCGCCCCTGCTGGCAGCTGCGGTGGCCCTTCTCGTCAGCTGGCTGCTGACGCCGCAGGTCCGCAGGCTCGCCATTCAACGGGGGGCGATGGACGATCCGAACCAAGACGAGCGTCGAATCCATAAGAACCCGCTTCCTCGATGGGGCGGTTTGGCCATCTATGGCGGCCTGACGATCAGCCTCCTCGCCGTCCTGCCGTTCGCGTTTCCGCAGCGGCCGTTTCCGATGTATCTGATCGGGATCCTTCTTCTTGGTGCGGTGATCGTAGTCGTCGGCGCCATGGACGATCTGTACCAGTACAAAGCGAAGATCCAAGCTCTTTTTCTCCTGGCGATCGGCGTCGCCATCCAGTTCATCTTCGATGACAAGTCGCGTATCCAAATTTCCGGGATCGCAACGCCACTGTTTTCCGATTCCCGAACTTGGCAGGATTTCGGGTGGATTGCGATTCCAGTAACGGCGATCTACATCTTCGTGATCACGAAGACGATGGATACGATCGACGGCGTGGATGGCCTGGCCTCCGGCATTGCCGCCATCAGCGGAGCAACCCTTTCGGTGATTGCCACTTACGAGGGTCAGCCTAGGGTCGCCCTGGTGGCGGCGGCACTGGCGGGTTCGGCAATCGGATTTCTTCGGCACAATTACAATCCGGCGAAGATCATTCTCGGTACCGGGGGTTCGCAACTGCTTGGTTTCGTGCTCGCCTGCCTAAGCATTGTCGGGGCGATGAAGACGGCAGCTGCGGTGGCGATCTTCGTACCGGTACTGGCATTTGGGATACCGATCATCGACGCGATCCAGGTCATTTTCCGCCGACTGAAGGAAGGTCAACCGTTAACTCAGGGCGATAAGCGCCACCTCCACCATCAGCTACTGCACCGAGGCCTGTCCCAGCGCCAAACCGTATGGGTGCTTTACGTCGCCGCCCTCGCCCTCTGTGGGGCGCTCCTGGTTGTCGTCCGACTTTATGGCTAA